A portion of the bacterium genome contains these proteins:
- a CDS encoding site-specific integrase, translating into MASFYKRKLKSGDVWYVNLVLADGRRKSINTKCESKAAAKEVAAEFQRKILLGLDPTKPEPPKQNVIALFQRFIEESRRDWSPDTIALYRDTQTVLQDTIGAIPLTDMSRSHREVIIKYLTERGAVMRDRSGRVRKLRAISPHTVNRHLRNITRFLNWCVEEEIIKGWQPPRLKAMQVIAVPRESFTPDELAKILETARAFRQNGQPVHLYFAFLAFSGLRRNEALSLTWQDVDLARGLLHVPPGKTKRRETVPITAPLLSILNAVESPRSGRVFPALSEEVSDTFKAVCEAANVPYRPLHRLRATFATQLSAEGLPPMAIQRLARHRKVDTTHDWYYQPEQNALKESANKALDGSAFATALLRILDK; encoded by the coding sequence GTGGCGAGCTTCTACAAACGAAAACTGAAGTCTGGCGACGTCTGGTACGTAAACCTCGTCCTCGCTGATGGCCGGCGAAAGAGTATCAATACCAAGTGTGAATCAAAAGCGGCGGCCAAAGAGGTCGCCGCTGAATTTCAGAGGAAGATACTGCTGGGCCTTGATCCGACCAAGCCTGAGCCGCCGAAGCAGAACGTGATTGCGCTATTTCAACGTTTCATTGAAGAGTCACGGCGGGACTGGTCACCGGACACAATCGCGCTGTATCGTGACACGCAAACCGTTCTGCAGGACACAATAGGGGCAATTCCTTTGACGGACATGAGCCGCAGTCACCGCGAAGTCATTATCAAGTATTTGACTGAGCGCGGTGCTGTCATGCGCGATCGGTCTGGGCGGGTCCGCAAGCTGCGGGCAATCAGTCCGCACACCGTCAACCGGCACTTACGGAACATCACGCGGTTCCTGAACTGGTGCGTAGAAGAGGAAATCATCAAGGGATGGCAACCGCCGCGACTGAAGGCCATGCAAGTCATTGCAGTTCCGCGTGAGTCGTTCACGCCGGACGAACTTGCGAAGATTCTCGAAACCGCGCGAGCGTTCCGGCAAAACGGACAGCCCGTTCATCTGTATTTCGCTTTCCTCGCATTTTCTGGACTGCGTAGGAACGAAGCCTTGAGCTTGACGTGGCAGGACGTTGACCTTGCACGTGGTCTGTTGCACGTGCCGCCAGGCAAAACCAAGCGCCGCGAAACTGTACCGATTACGGCTCCACTCTTGAGCATTCTGAATGCCGTTGAATCACCGCGTTCAGGCCGAGTGTTTCCCGCTCTGAGTGAAGAAGTTAGCGACACGTTCAAGGCCGTATGTGAGGCCGCTAATGTGCCATACAGGCCGCTGCACAGATTACGTGCGACTTTCGCAACGCAACTCTCCGCCGAAGGCCTACCGCCAATGGCAATCCAGCGACTTGCTCGTCATCGTAAGGTTGATACAACGCATGACTGGTACTACCAGCCGGAACAAAATGCGCTGAAGGAAAGCGCGAACAAAGCACTTGATGGCTCTGCATTTGCGACCGCTCTTCTACGGATTCTTGACAAATAA
- a CDS encoding type I restriction enzyme HsdR N-terminal domain-containing protein: protein MANIPQKVVDRYKATVPKFQKVLVDAKKRDLNEADTVTIVKDVLADVFGYDKYTEITGEYAIRSTYCDLAIKIENKIQFLIEVKAIGLELKENHLRQAIEYGANQGVPWVILTNGVNWQLYKLRLDNKVNYDQVLSFDFTAINLRLDDDKDRLFALSKQGLAKSIRENLYERTQLVNRFAIAALIQSEIVVDVIRRELKRTAENLKVESDEVTAILRNEVLKRDAIEGDEATKAQARIKRASNKSLRTVKDKADETPSPASAAQTPQTPST, encoded by the coding sequence ATGGCGAACATTCCACAAAAAGTAGTTGACCGCTACAAGGCGACGGTTCCGAAGTTTCAGAAGGTCTTGGTTGATGCAAAAAAACGAGACTTAAATGAGGCTGACACAGTGACAATCGTCAAGGACGTTCTGGCAGATGTGTTCGGTTATGATAAATACACGGAGATCACCGGCGAGTACGCGATTCGAAGCACGTATTGTGATCTCGCGATAAAGATTGAGAATAAGATTCAGTTCTTAATTGAAGTGAAAGCCATTGGCTTGGAACTAAAAGAAAATCACCTGCGCCAAGCCATTGAGTACGGAGCAAACCAGGGGGTACCATGGGTGATTCTTACAAACGGTGTGAATTGGCAACTCTATAAACTACGTCTGGATAATAAAGTTAACTACGATCAAGTTCTGTCGTTCGACTTCACGGCAATCAATTTGCGCTTGGACGATGACAAAGACAGGCTCTTCGCGCTATCGAAGCAGGGTCTTGCTAAATCCATTCGCGAGAATCTGTATGAGCGTACACAGTTGGTAAACCGTTTTGCTATTGCTGCACTCATTCAATCAGAAATCGTAGTTGACGTGATTAGGCGCGAGCTCAAACGGACGGCCGAAAACCTGAAAGTAGAATCTGACGAAGTAACTGCAATACTTCGTAACGAAGTATTGAAGCGCGACGCCATTGAAGGCGATGAAGCAACCAAGGCACAAGCTCGAATCAAACGCGCGAGCAACAAGTCGCTTCGAACCGTGAAAGACAAGGCAGACGAAACGCCGTCACCAGCTTCTGCTGCACAAACGCCACAGACCCCCTCCACTTGA
- a CDS encoding PD-(D/E)XK nuclease family protein, which produces MSEPLFKYISQSLLNMAGKCGMQVYHRHIKGIIIPPGFAAHRGTAVHKAAQADAEAKREKQSEFGLTVAEMIDVAADAFEKKVSEDGVYLNAEEAQFANTLKADAKDTAIVATKLYGNEVAKRIRTPKLIEETVTMDVDGLSYPLGGTIDLVHVADGKHRIQDIKTTEKRMFDGIATHTLQAPLYTMLAESVLDGETPDFDYEYLVIQKTKQDNVTIPAIVNKQSRVNIVERARVLERALQAGIFQPAPRDAWWCSEKSCGYWGICPFGAKQTVQVAL; this is translated from the coding sequence ATGAGCGAACCTCTGTTCAAATACATTAGTCAGTCCCTGTTGAATATGGCTGGCAAGTGCGGAATGCAGGTGTACCACCGGCATATCAAGGGAATCATCATTCCGCCTGGATTCGCGGCGCATCGCGGCACGGCTGTCCATAAGGCCGCGCAAGCTGACGCTGAAGCGAAGCGCGAAAAGCAGAGCGAGTTCGGACTGACCGTTGCTGAAATGATTGACGTGGCTGCCGATGCTTTCGAGAAGAAAGTCAGCGAGGACGGCGTTTACCTGAACGCAGAAGAAGCGCAATTCGCAAATACGCTGAAGGCAGACGCGAAGGATACAGCCATCGTTGCAACGAAACTCTACGGCAATGAGGTTGCCAAGCGCATTCGCACGCCAAAGCTGATAGAAGAAACTGTCACGATGGACGTTGACGGCCTCAGTTACCCGCTCGGCGGCACGATTGACCTTGTGCATGTGGCTGACGGCAAGCACAGGATTCAGGACATCAAGACGACCGAGAAGCGAATGTTTGACGGCATTGCAACACACACACTGCAAGCACCGCTCTACACGATGCTCGCCGAATCAGTCCTTGACGGCGAAACGCCTGACTTCGATTACGAGTATCTGGTGATACAGAAGACCAAACAGGACAACGTGACGATTCCCGCAATTGTGAACAAGCAATCGCGCGTGAACATCGTTGAGCGCGCTCGTGTGCTTGAGCGCGCATTGCAAGCCGGTATCTTTCAACCCGCACCGCGAGACGCATGGTGGTGTAGCGAGAAGTCGTGCGGGTACTGGGGTATCTGCCCATTCGGCGCAAAGCAGACGGTACAGGTGGCATTGTAA